CCTGTTGGATCCGCAACACGGTGGATGATGCCCTGGAGGCTTACCAGGGGTGGGTCGCGAGACTCGGCCTTCAGCGGGTGACCGTCTTCCATGCCCGTTTCGCCCTCGGGGACCGTCTGGCCACCGAGGCTGAGGTCTTGCGCCTCTTCGGGCCGAGGAGCATGGCGGAGGATCGCCGGGGGCGGCTCCTTGTCGCCACCCAGGTCGTGGAGCAGTCCCTGGATCTCGATTTCGACGGGATGGTCAGCGATCTGGCGCCCATCGATCTTCTGCTCCAGCGGGCCGGCCGGCTCAAGCGCCACGGCCGCGACCCGGATGGGAACCGGATCGCTGGCTTCGACCAGCGCGGCCCTGCTGTACTGGGCGTCTTCTCGCCGCAGCCGAGCCTGGAGGCAGACGCTGCGTGGTACCGGGGCGCCTTCCCACGGGCGGCCTGGGTGTACCCCCACCACGGCCAGCTCTGGCTCACCGCCCGTTGGCTGGCAGCGCACCAGGGCTTCGCCATGCCGGAGGATGCCCGGGGCATGATGGAGGCGGTGTACGGCGAGGATGCCCAGGCCCAGATCCCCGCCGGGCTTCTGGCCGCGAGCATAAAGGCGGAAGGAGACGAAAATGCCCAATCTGCCCAGGGCCGTCTGAACAGCCTGGACCTGGACCAGGGTTACTCGGCCACCCCCCTGCACTGGCAGGACGACGATTCAGCGCCCACGCGCCTGGGGGAGCCGACGGTGACGGTTCGCCTGGCGCGCCGGGAGGCCGGCCGCCTCATCCCCTGGGCGACTTCGGACGATCCGCGCCAGGCCTGGCAGCTCTCCCAGCTTGCGATCCGGAAAAGCCGCATCGCGGCCGAGGCGCCGGAGCTGGCGGCCGGGGTCCTGGAAGCCGCGCGGGCCACCATGCCCGACCTGGGTAAGTACTGCGTGGCGGTCGTTTTGGAGCAGAACGGCACGGAATGGATCGGCAGTGCCCTGAACAGCAAAGGAAACCTGGTCCGATTGGGCTACGATCGAACACTCGGCCTCCAGTTCCCGGCAGGAGACGCCCCATGAATCTTGTTGAAGACCCCTGGATCCCAGCCCGCCGCCGCGGTGGCGCGAAGGAAGCCATCGCCCCCTGGCAGATCACCGACAACTTCGCCGCCGATCCCTTCGTCGAGCTCGCCGCCCCCCGGCCGGACTTCAACGGCGCCCTGATCCAGTTCCTTATCGGGCTCCTGCAAACCTGTTTCGCCCCGGAGGATGGAAGGGAGTGGCGGGTCAAGCGACGGACTCCGCCAACTTCAGGCGACCTGAGAACCGCCTTCAACCAAGTGAAGGCGTACTTTGATGTGGACCGTGGCGACAAGCGCTTCCTTCAAGAGACGGCCCTCCTTCGCGAAAAGAGGGCAGTCGAGCACCCCATCACCTATCTCCTCATCGATGCCCCCACG
This sequence is a window from Thermodesulfobacteriota bacterium. Protein-coding genes within it:
- the casA gene encoding type I-E CRISPR-associated protein Cse1/CasA, which encodes MNLVEDPWIPARRRGGAKEAIAPWQITDNFAADPFVELAAPRPDFNGALIQFLIGLLQTCFAPEDGREWRVKRRTPPTSGDLRTAFNQVKAYFDVDRGDKRFLQETALLREKRAVEHPITYLLIDAPTDNTIKKNRDHFVKAADKRFAATAEEGFCLPCAASALFTMQAFAPQGGGGGGGEVHELTGW